The Jiangella sp. DSM 45060 genome contains the following window.
GTGGCGGCCAGGATCTGGTCGGGCACGGGTGAGGTGTACACCTCGCCCGGAGCGGCGGCGCTGAGCATGCCGTGGCCGACGTACCCGCCGTGCAGTGGTTCGTGCCCGGAGCCCCCGCCCGAGACCAGTCCCACCCTGCCCTGCGTCGCGCCGCCCGCTCGCGAGATGACCCGGTTCTCCAGGTCGACGGCGAGCGACGGATGGGCGGCGGCCATGCCGCGCAGTGCGTCGGCGATGACCGAGTCGGGGGAGTTGATCAGCTTCTTCATCGACGGACCGACCTTTCCGTGATGCGGATGTCATCTGCGTGCCACAGTACGCGTGAAACCGCCCGCCGGACCGGGGAGCGGCGAACCTCTATCGTTGTCGCCGTGGTGGAGATCTCGCAGACGCTCGATCGCGGCCTTCGCCTGCTCGAGGTGCTGTCCGGGTCCAGCGACGGCCTCACCGTCGCCGAGGCGTCCACCGTCCTCGGCGTCAACCGCACCATCGTCTACCGCCTGCTGGCGACGCTCGAGCAGCACGGCCTGGTGCGCCGGGTCGCGGGCGGCCGGTTCAGCGTCGGGTTCGGGGTGCTGACGCTGGCCGGCAGCGTGCAGCCGTCGCTGCGGCAGGTGGCGCAGCCGGTGCTGCGGGCGCTCGCCGACGACGTCGGGGCCACGGCGCACCTCACCATCGCCGACGGCGCCGAGGCGCTGGCCGTCGCCGTCGTCGAGCCGACCCGCACCGACTACCACGTCGCCTACCGGGTCGGCTCGCGGCACCCGCTGGAGCGCGGCGCCGCCGGGCGGGCCGTCCTCGGCGGCCGGGAGGGGTCGGCGGCGTTCGTGAGCACGGTGGGCGAGCTGCAGACCGGGGCCAGCGGGGTGGCCGCGCCGGTCATCGGGGTGCCGGGGGTCGAGGCCAGCGTCGGCGTCATCGCCCTGTCCGCGCTGGACGACGACACCGTCGGGCCGCGGGTGGTCGCGGCGGCGGCGCAACTGGGCGAGCGGCTCGGCTGAGGGCGCTCAGCCGCTGACCCTGACCTCGATCTCGTTCGAGACCATCTCCGGGTCGTCGACGTTGACCAGGCGGAACAGGTTCGGGCCGGGTGCGTCGGTGGCGACGGAGCCGCTGAACGTGCCGTCGGCGCGGGTGGTCAGTGTGATCGGGCGGCTGGCGGGGTAGTCCTGCCACTCGCCGTCGCCGACCTTGTGCTGCAGCGACACCCGGATACCGCCCTCGACCGGCGCCAGTGTGCCGGTCAGCGCGATGAGGTCGTTCGGCGCGACCTCGGCGGGGTCGGCGGTGAGGCGCAGGCCCTCCTCGGCGGCGGGCTCACCCGGGACCGACGTGCCCGGGTCCTGGCTGGCGGCGTCGTCGGGCTGGCCGTCGTCGCGGGAGCCGACCCAGGCGCCGCCGGCGAACCCGATGACCGCCGCGACGGCGAGGCAGGCGGCCAGCGCGCCGGTCGTGGCCTGGCCGGGCGGGCCGGTGGGGGCGGCAGTACGGGTGGCGGTGCGGGAGCTGGTGCGGCGGGATGCGGTGCGGGTGGTGGTGCGGTCACGGGCGGTGCGGGGGCTGCGTGCGTGGCCCGGCGCGTGGTCCAGGTCGTTCAGGTCGTCGTGGTCGCCCGGGTCGTCCGGTTCGGCGTCGGGAAGTGCGGGGGCGCGCCGGGTCTCGGGAGCGTGCCGGGCCTCGGGCGTACCCGGGCCGAAGGCGGCGGCGAAGCCGGGACCGGGCTCGTACGCCTTGGTCTCCGCCAGCGCGGCGACGGCGGTGGGCGCGGCCTCGGGTTCCGGCTTGGCGCGGCGCGCGGCGGCTCGGCGGCCGCCGGTGGACCGGGACGTGGTCCGCTCCGGCGCGGCAGGCGCTGCGAGCGCGGCAGGCGCCGCGGGCACGGCGGTCGCCTCGGGCGAGGCGACGGTGCCGGCGTCGTCGTTCTCGGCGCCGAAGTCGGCCCAGAACGCGGCGTGGGCGTCCTGGGTGGCGGCGGGCTCTGGGGATGCGCCGGCGGGCTGGTCGCCGGGCGGCGCCGGGTCGGGATCCTGGTGGCCGGAGCCGGCGCCGCGGCCGGCGCTGCGGGTGGACCTGGTCTCCCGGGCGGCGGGTCGGGCGGTGTCGGCGAGGGGGTCCGGTTCGGGTGCGGCGCTGAGACCGAGCGGGTCGTCCGGCTCGATCCGGATGCGCCCCGACGCCGACCGGCGTCCCTCCTGCGGCGCGGACTCGGGCGCGTCGATGTGGCCGGACCGGGATCGGCGGCCGGCCTGCGGCGTGGCCTCGGCGGCCGGCGGATCGGCGGGCGGTGTGGCCGCGGGCGCGGCGGTGTCGATGCGCCCCGATCGCGCCCGGCGGCCGGGCCGCGGCGTGGCCTCGGAGGTGTCGGTGGCCGGGGCGTCGCCGGTGGCCGGAGCGTCGCCGGTGGCCGGAGCGTCGTCGGCGGGCGGTGTCGACGCGGGCGGGGTGGTGTCGATGCGGCCGGACCGGGAGCGGCGGCCGGGTTGAGACGGGCCTGCCGGCGGCACCGTCTCGATGCGACCCGACCGGCGGCCGCGCTGCGGCGTGGCCTTCGCGGTGCCGGACGCGCCGTTCCCCTCCGGCCACAGCGGTGCGCCGAGCTCGGCGCTCAGGGGCGCCAGCAGCGGCCCGGTCTCGTGCGGCGCCACCGTGCCGGACTCGAGCCAGGACGCGATGCCGAGGTCATCCGCGGAAGCGGCCTCGGCGCCGGCGTCGGACGCGGCCTCGGTGCCGGCCTCGGAACCAGCGTCAGACGCAGCGTCGCCGGAGCCGCGGCCCGCGGCTCGGCGGCCGCCGGCGGCGTGCTTGGCGGCTCGCGCGTCGCCTGTGGCTGGTCGGGACATCGTCGCCTATTGAAGCATCCGCCACCGACGTTCCGCCTCAGCCGACCGTGACCTGGACTTCGTTCGACACGACGGAATCGTCGTCCGCACGGACCAGGCGGAAGGCGTTGGTGCCGGTCTGGCTGGTCGAGGCGTAGGTGCTGAAGGCGCCGTCGGCGTTGGTGACGGGCTGGTTGTTCAGCGGGAACGTCTCCCAGTCGCCGCCGTCGACGCTGCGTTCGAGGCGCAGCTGGATGCCCTCTTCGGGCGGGTCGATGGCGCCGGTGAAGTCGATCTGGCCGCCGGGGGCGATGGAGGTCTGGCCGGCGCTCAGGGTGAGCGCGCCGTCGCCGGACGGGGCCTCGGTCTCGGCCGGGGTCTCGTCGCCGGGGGTCTCGCCGACAGGGGTGGTGTCGTCGGGCGCGTTCGTCTCGGACGCGGACGGCGAGTCGCCGCCGGACTGCGAGCCGAAGTAGCCGCCGCCGGCGAACCCGACGATGGCCGCGGTGATGAGGCAGGCGGCGAGCGCGCCGCCCGAGGCTCGACTGGACATCGGAGACATTCAACCCTGACACCCGGGGGGCGAGGCAAGTCGGCAGGACCGCGACGTCGGACATGACCAGGGGTGACGCAGAGTGTGATGAAGCTGGCGGATACGAAACGTGTCCGGGCGGGTACCGTGCCGACAGGCCGACGAGCCGGGAGGGATCGATGAGTGAGACGGACGTCGTCGTGGTCGGGGGCGGCCCGGCCGGGCTGCTGCTGGCCGGCGACCTCGCGGGCGCCGGCATCGGCTGCACACTGCTCGAACGGCGCACCGGCCGCTCGCCGCTGACCCGCGCGTTCGCCGTCCACGCCCGCACCCTGGAGGTGTTCGACGCCCGCGGCATCGCCGACGAGCTCATCGGGACGGGGACGCGAGTGGCCGGGCTCAGCCTGTTCGGCAGCATCGAGGTCGACCTCTCCGACCTGCCGACCCGGTTCCCGTTCGTGCTCGTCACGCCGCAGTACAACGTCGAGGACGTGTTGGCGGCGCGGGCCCGCGAGGCCGGCGCCACGCTCGTCGAGGGCGCCGAGGTGACCGGTCTGGACCAGGACGGCGACGGCGTCACCGTGCGGGTCGACGGCGGGCCGTCGGTCCGCGCGGCGTACGCGGTCGGCGCCGACGGCGTGGGCAGCACGCTCCGCGAGGCGCTCGGGCTGCCGTTCCCCGGCGAGGCGGTCGTGGAGTCGGTGATGCTGGCCGACGTCCGGCTGGCCGATCCGCCCGACGAGGTGCTGGTGGCCAACGCGGGCGACGACGGGTTCGCGTTCGTGGCCCCGTTCGGCGACGGCTGGTTCCGCGTCATCGCGTGGGACCGCAAGGCGCTGCGGCCCGACGACGACCCCGTCGAGCTGGACGAGATCCGCGACGTCGCCACCCGGGTCCTCGGCACCGACTACGGCATGCACGACGCCCGCTGGGTGTCGCGGTTCCACAGCGACGAGCGGCTGGTCCCGAGCTACCGGAAGGGCCGGACGTTCCTCGCCGGCGACGCCGCGCACGTCCACTCGCCGGCCGGCGGCCAGGGCATGAACACCGGTCTGCAGGACTCCGCGAACCTGGGCTGGAAGCTCGCCGCCGCCCTGCACGGCTGGGCCCCGCCCGGGCTGTTGGACAGCTACGACACCGAGCGCCGCGCCGTCGGGGCCAGCGTCGTGCAGGGGAGCGGGACGCTGCTGCGCCTGGCGCTGACGGGGTCGGCGCCGCTGCGCGCCGTCCGCAACGTCGCCGGCGCCGTCGCCGCGAGCATCGGCCCGGTGCAGCGCAAGGCCGGCGAGTTCGTGTCCGGGCTGGCCATCGGCTACAGCCGGTCCCGCGGCGACCACCCGCTGGTCGGCAAGCGGGTGCCGGACGTCTCCGTCGTCACCGAGTCCGGCACGAAGACCCGGCTCTACGAGGCGCTGCGCGGCGGCCGATTCGTGCTGCTGACCGGCCAGGACCACCACGGGCTGGTGAACCCGTGGGCCGGGCGGGTCGACCTCGTCACGACGGTCGACCGCTCGCACGGCCTGACGCTGGTCCGCCCCGACGGCTACGTGGCCTGGGCCACCGACACCCGCCCGATGCTCCGCCGCGACGCCGAGCTGCGGGCCGCGCTGATCGCCTGGTGCGGCGAGCCCGGCGCGGCTTAGGCGACCGCCGACGCGACGAGGGGGAGGATCCGCGGCGCGACGACGGTCGACAGCGCGATCAGCGTGGTGGTGCGGACGATGTCGTCGTCGCCCACGAGGTCGTCGATGACGCGCTGCAGGTCGTCGTTGTCGCGGGCGACGATGCGGCAGAGCAGGTCGCCCTGGCCGGTGATGGTGTGCACTTCCAGCACCTCGGGGATGCGGCTCAGGTGCGCGGCGACGGACTCGCGGGCGCCCTGGCGGATGTCGAGCGAGGCGAACGCCGTGACCCGGAACCCGAGCGCGGCGGGGTCGACCGTCGGCGCGAAGCCGGCGATGACCCCGGTGTCGCGCAGCCGGTCGAGCCGGGCCTGCACCGTGCCGCGGGCCACCTGCAGCCGTCGCGACGCCTCCAGCACGCCGATGCGCGGCTCGCGCGTGAACAACTCCAGGATCCGGGCGTCGAGGGCGTCGATCATGCGAGCTCCTGACTGGACAGTCTGCACAGTGATTCAGCAGAAACAGTGTCCACACCGTACACCCTGATCAGCGCCTCAGTGGCCTCTTGCACACCCGAGAGCGGCCCCGGCAGAGTCCTGTCATGACGGCCACCGACCACACTCTGACGCCCGAAGAACGCGACGCCGACCTCGATCTCGAGCAGCTCAAGCAGCTCGTCGGACTCGTCGAGTACGACGAGAGCAAGGACCCGTTCCCGGTCACGGCGATGGACGCGGTGGTGTTCGTCGCCGGCAACGCCACGCAGGCCGCGCACTTCTACCAGTCGGCCTTCGGCATGGAGCTGGTCGCCTACGCCGGCCCCGAGACCGGTCAGCGCGACCACAAGTCGTTCGTGCTCAAGAGCGGCTCGGCCCGCTTCGTCATCAACGGCGGCGTGGCGCCGGACAGCCCGCTGCTGGACCACCACCGGCGCCACGGCGACGGCGTCGCCGATCTCGCCCTGGAGGTCCCCGACGTCGACAAGTGCGTCGCGCACGCGCGGGCCCAGGGCGCCACCGTCCTGGACGAGCCGCACGACGTCAGCGACGAGCACGGCACCGTCCGCATGGCCGCCATCGCGACGTACGGCGAGACCCGGCACTCGCTGGTCGACCGGTCCCGCTACTCCGGGCCGTACCTTCCCGGCTACGTCGCGCGGACGTCCACCCACGTCAAGCGCGAGGGCGCGCCGAAGCGTATGTTCCAGGCCGTCGACCACTGCGTCGGCAACGTCGAGCTGGGCAGGATGGACTACTGGGTCGACTGGTACCGCAAGGTCATGGGCTTCATGAACATGGCCGAGTTCGTCGGCGACGACATCGCCACCGAGTACTCCGCGCTGATGTCGAAGGTCGTCGCCAACGGCAACCACCGGGTGAAGTTCCCGCTCAACGAGCCGGCCATCGCGAAGAAGAAGTCGCAGATCGACGAGTACCTGGAGTTCTACGGCGAGGCCGGCTGCCAGCACATCGCTCTGGCCACCGGCGACATCCTGCGCACCGTCGACCTCATGCGCGCCGAGGGCGTCGAGTTCCTGGACACCCCCGACGCCTACTACGACGACCCCGAGCTGCGGGCCCGCATCGGCACCGTCCGGGTCCCGGTCGAGGAGCTGAAGAAGCGCGGCATCCTGGTCGACCGCGACGAGGACGGCTACCTGCTGCAGATCTTCACCAAGCCCATCGGCGACCGCCCGACGGTGTTCTACGAGCTGATCGAGCGGCACGGCTCGCTGGGCTTCGGCAAGGGCAACTTCAAGGCGCTGTTCGAGTCGATCGAGCGCGAGCAGGAGAAGCGCGGAAATCTCTGACCTCGGTCGTCTGCACCAGCCCGTACACGAACCGGGCCAGCCGTCCCGAGCCGGTGGGCGTCGTGAACACGACGTGCCACCGGCTCGGCGCGTCGCCCTCCAGATGCTTGACGTCGGCGTAGGTGCGCTCGACGTCGCCGATGACGCACGACCACGGCTCGAGGTCGCCGTCGGCGGGCAGCTCGGGGACCGCGCCGCCCTGCTCGCGGGCCAGCCAGCCGTTGACGACGCTGCCGGTGGCGCTGGTCAGCAGCTCCCAGCGCAGGTCCGGCCAGAGCGGCAGGTACCAGTGGAACAGCCGGCACTTCACGTCGCCGATGCTCACCTCGCTCTCGCCGACCGGCGCGCCGAGCACGACGCGGTAGCGGTCCAGCCCGCGCGGCGCCGTGCGGGACCGCTCGACCGTCTGCCAGAACGCGTTGGCCTTGCGCGCGTCGGAGCGGGTGACGCCGAGCCGCTCCCACGCGGCCTCGACCAGCTCCGGCTGGTAGTCCTGCATGCGCCGCAGCAGGACCAGCTGGAACTCGGTGACGCCGAAGCCGCTCAGTGCCATCGGTCCAGTCTGGCAGCGTGACGCTGGACGTCCGGCGCCGGGATCGGGAAGGATGATCGCCACTCTGCCCGACGGCGAAGGGTGCCGCAGCGTGGATGGTCTGGTCCTCGTCCTCGCACAGGAGCTCGGTCTCACCGCCGGGCGCCGCGCGGTCCGCGCGATCCGCGACCCACCCGAGGTGCGGGCGCTGCGCAAGGTCGTCAAGGCGGCCCTGGACGCGCCCGACCTCGCCGCCCTGGTCGTGCCGGACCAGCGCGACGGGTTCCTGGCAGCACTGCGCGACCGTCTCGGCGACGACCCGCCGGACCGGCCGCGGTACGGACGGCCGGAGGTCAGCGAGGCGACGCTGCGCCGGCTGGTGGGCGACTGGGTGGCGCCGCTGACGCGCCCGGCGCCGCCGTCCGGCGACAGCTTCCTCGCCACCCTCGGTATCGAGCCGGAGCACCTGCGCGAGCTGCTCTACGAGCTGATCCGCTTCGGCATCCGGGCCGACGCGGTGGCCGGCGGGCCGCTCAAGCCGCTGGACGACGTGCTGCGGCACGAGCACACGAGCGGCCGGCTGGCCGCGATCACGCCGCGGGAAGCGATCCCGCCGGGCGCCGTGGTGACGGCCGGCGTCGCGGTGGCCGACGCGTTCACGGGACGCGACGCGGAGCTGGCCGAGTTGGCCGCGCGGCTCACCGGGCCGCCGCCCGGCGTGGTGCCGGTGCTGGCCGTCCACGGCCCGCCCGGTGTCGGGAAGAGCGCACTGGCCGGCACGTTGGGCCGGCAGCCCGACGTCGTGGCGCACTTTCCGGACGGGGTGCTGCTGGTCGACCTGCTCGGCTGGACCGACGGCATGGAGCCGCTGGGCATCGGCCCGGTGCTCGCGCACCTGCTCGGCCGGGCCGGCGTCCCGGCGCCGGATGACGGCGGCGTCGAGGATCTGGTGCAGGCGTGGCGCGGCTGGCTGACCGGCCGCCGCGTCCTCGTCGTCCTCGACAACGCCCGCGACGAGCCCCAGGTGCGGCACCTGGTGCCCGACCAGCCGGGCTGCGCTCTGGTGGTGACCAGCCGGGAACGGCTGGGCCACCTGGCCGGGGCCACCGTGGTCCGGCTGGGCGCCCTGGCCGAGACCGACGCGGCCGAGCTACTGCGCACGCTGGCCGGTCCCGAGCGGCTGGACGACGAGGAGGCGACGGCACGCATCC
Protein-coding sequences here:
- a CDS encoding IclR family transcriptional regulator is translated as MVVAVVEISQTLDRGLRLLEVLSGSSDGLTVAEASTVLGVNRTIVYRLLATLEQHGLVRRVAGGRFSVGFGVLTLAGSVQPSLRQVAQPVLRALADDVGATAHLTIADGAEALAVAVVEPTRTDYHVAYRVGSRHPLERGAAGRAVLGGREGSAAFVSTVGELQTGASGVAAPVIGVPGVEASVGVIALSALDDDTVGPRVVAAAAQLGERLG
- the hppD gene encoding 4-hydroxyphenylpyruvate dioxygenase: MTATDHTLTPEERDADLDLEQLKQLVGLVEYDESKDPFPVTAMDAVVFVAGNATQAAHFYQSAFGMELVAYAGPETGQRDHKSFVLKSGSARFVINGGVAPDSPLLDHHRRHGDGVADLALEVPDVDKCVAHARAQGATVLDEPHDVSDEHGTVRMAAIATYGETRHSLVDRSRYSGPYLPGYVARTSTHVKREGAPKRMFQAVDHCVGNVELGRMDYWVDWYRKVMGFMNMAEFVGDDIATEYSALMSKVVANGNHRVKFPLNEPAIAKKKSQIDEYLEFYGEAGCQHIALATGDILRTVDLMRAEGVEFLDTPDAYYDDPELRARIGTVRVPVEELKKRGILVDRDEDGYLLQIFTKPIGDRPTVFYELIERHGSLGFGKGNFKALFESIEREQEKRGNL
- a CDS encoding FAD-dependent oxidoreductase — its product is MSETDVVVVGGGPAGLLLAGDLAGAGIGCTLLERRTGRSPLTRAFAVHARTLEVFDARGIADELIGTGTRVAGLSLFGSIEVDLSDLPTRFPFVLVTPQYNVEDVLAARAREAGATLVEGAEVTGLDQDGDGVTVRVDGGPSVRAAYAVGADGVGSTLREALGLPFPGEAVVESVMLADVRLADPPDEVLVANAGDDGFAFVAPFGDGWFRVIAWDRKALRPDDDPVELDEIRDVATRVLGTDYGMHDARWVSRFHSDERLVPSYRKGRTFLAGDAAHVHSPAGGQGMNTGLQDSANLGWKLAAALHGWAPPGLLDSYDTERRAVGASVVQGSGTLLRLALTGSAPLRAVRNVAGAVAASIGPVQRKAGEFVSGLAIGYSRSRGDHPLVGKRVPDVSVVTESGTKTRLYEALRGGRFVLLTGQDHHGLVNPWAGRVDLVTTVDRSHGLTLVRPDGYVAWATDTRPMLRRDAELRAALIAWCGEPGAA
- a CDS encoding Lrp/AsnC family transcriptional regulator — encoded protein: MIDALDARILELFTREPRIGVLEASRRLQVARGTVQARLDRLRDTGVIAGFAPTVDPAALGFRVTAFASLDIRQGARESVAAHLSRIPEVLEVHTITGQGDLLCRIVARDNDDLQRVIDDLVGDDDIVRTTTLIALSTVVAPRILPLVASAVA